The Myxococcales bacterium genome has a segment encoding these proteins:
- a CDS encoding branched-chain amino acid aminotransferase: MSSVSFPVQRTTTPRARKPDAALKFGTVFADHMLQLDYHEGKGWHDGRIVPYGPLAFDPAAAGLHYGQALFDGIKAYRGDDGKIRIFRLDRHSARLCEGAERLNMPRIEPALVAEAVKALVRADEDWIPSSPGTALYIRPTIVASEPFLGVRPAKEYLFFIITSPVGAYYAEGFGPVSIRIEDHYVRAAPGGLGAVKAAANYVASLKAAEDAKAAGFSQVLWTDAIEHTALEEVGTMNLFVRIGDEVATPALTGTILSGVTRASVIHLLRQWGLAVNERRITVEELLAAQRKGQLVEVFGCGTGAVISPVGELGWKDQRFAVSDGKPGELSQRLFKAITDIQYGRTPDPDNWITVL, encoded by the coding sequence ATGTCGTCCGTCAGCTTTCCCGTTCAACGCACCACCACGCCTCGCGCGCGCAAACCCGACGCCGCGTTGAAGTTCGGCACCGTCTTCGCGGACCACATGCTGCAACTCGACTATCACGAGGGGAAGGGATGGCACGACGGGCGGATCGTCCCCTACGGGCCGCTGGCCTTCGATCCCGCTGCCGCCGGCCTCCACTACGGGCAAGCCCTCTTCGACGGTATCAAGGCGTACCGAGGCGACGACGGCAAAATTCGCATCTTCCGGCTCGATCGCCACAGCGCGCGTCTTTGTGAAGGTGCTGAACGTCTGAACATGCCGCGGATCGAGCCCGCCCTGGTGGCGGAGGCCGTCAAGGCCCTCGTGCGCGCCGACGAAGACTGGATCCCGTCGTCTCCCGGCACCGCCCTCTACATCCGGCCCACGATCGTGGCCAGCGAACCCTTTTTGGGCGTGCGACCCGCGAAGGAGTACTTGTTCTTCATCATCACCTCTCCCGTGGGGGCCTATTACGCGGAAGGATTCGGCCCGGTCAGCATCCGGATCGAAGACCACTACGTGCGGGCGGCGCCGGGGGGCCTGGGAGCGGTCAAGGCGGCGGCCAACTACGTCGCGAGTTTGAAAGCCGCCGAGGACGCCAAAGCAGCCGGCTTCTCCCAGGTGCTTTGGACCGACGCCATCGAACACACGGCGCTCGAAGAGGTGGGTACCATGAACCTCTTCGTCCGTATCGGAGACGAGGTGGCCACCCCCGCGCTCACGGGCACCATCCTTTCGGGTGTCACCCGGGCCAGCGTCATCCACCTGCTGCGCCAATGGGGCCTGGCCGTGAACGAACGCCGGATCACCGTCGAGGAACTGCTGGCGGCCCAACGCAAAGGGCAGCTGGTCGAAGTCTTCGGCTGCGGTACGGGCGCCGTGATCTCGCCGGTGGGCGAGCTTGGCTGGAAGGACCAGCGGTTCGCCGTGAGCGACGGCAAGCCGGGAGAGCTGTCACAGCGCCTCTTCAAGGCGATTACCGACATTCAATACGGGCGCACCCCGGATCCCGACAACTGGATCACGGTGCTGTAG
- a CDS encoding GldG family protein: protein MALTSKTNHAATPLPSLVYGLGLLTVFVGQRILVSGGASTGATVFGVVLVGAAVAWQLAVSRRRPAAERGPERALLALYGLGTLALFAFFLSSDVYFHLTGHTLAKTWPRLAAVFGTLWPACMVLGTLPVVFVELSLAGMARAPVRDLARVRAAMTSGLGIGFALVFVFSFAYVASERDIKKDLSYFRVAKAAESTLAIVGALDKPVQVYLFFPPANDVHEEVESYFEDLKAKSNLLSVETHDQALNPAKARELGVSGNGIIVIGRDKVREQIAVPLELERGRDQLRRLDEEVNKRLLGVTRPPRIAYITQGHGERSPSTIGDTDRRATIGLIRGLLMDQGYEVRDLGMAEGLASGVPADATIVLVVGPKEAFLPEEATAIERYVDRKGRLLLALDPESGMGFENLLDPLGLKFTPATLAHDQIFATRTFQTSDRVNVITANFSSHASVTTLSRYGKRLPVVFPTSGHLDNISESPGGLTNRRFTIHADNKTWNDVDGNFEFDSGTEVRKAYELTAVVTKRTASAVLPEEEGRVVVLADSDALTDVAVRNQGNAALFLDAVRWLGGEERTAGRINNEEDVAIVHTRKQDLAWFYGSVVLAPAFVVAFGLAFTRRGRRARLRKPLEPKPATRTVPKTEATTQSPVSGDNQEKPQ, encoded by the coding sequence ATGGCGCTAACTTCGAAGACGAACCATGCGGCCACGCCGCTGCCCTCCCTCGTGTACGGGCTGGGGCTCCTCACGGTCTTCGTGGGGCAGAGGATTCTCGTGAGCGGAGGCGCTTCGACGGGCGCCACCGTCTTTGGCGTGGTGTTGGTCGGGGCGGCGGTGGCCTGGCAGCTCGCCGTTAGCCGTCGACGCCCCGCCGCCGAGCGTGGCCCCGAACGGGCCCTGTTGGCCCTCTACGGGCTGGGCACGCTCGCCCTCTTCGCGTTTTTCCTCTCCTCCGACGTCTACTTCCACCTGACGGGTCATACTCTCGCAAAGACCTGGCCCCGCCTCGCCGCCGTGTTCGGCACCTTGTGGCCCGCGTGCATGGTGCTTGGCACCTTGCCGGTCGTGTTCGTGGAGCTGTCTTTGGCGGGCATGGCCAGGGCCCCCGTTCGCGACCTCGCGCGCGTGCGGGCCGCCATGACATCGGGTCTGGGCATCGGCTTCGCTTTGGTGTTCGTGTTTTCCTTCGCCTACGTCGCGTCGGAGCGTGACATCAAGAAGGACCTCTCCTACTTTCGCGTCGCCAAAGCGGCGGAGAGCACTCTCGCCATCGTGGGCGCCCTCGATAAACCCGTCCAGGTTTACCTCTTCTTCCCCCCTGCCAACGACGTTCACGAGGAGGTGGAAAGCTACTTCGAGGACCTGAAGGCGAAGTCGAACCTGCTGAGCGTCGAGACTCACGATCAGGCCCTAAACCCCGCAAAAGCAAGGGAACTCGGGGTCAGCGGCAACGGCATCATCGTCATCGGCCGCGACAAGGTGCGCGAGCAGATCGCCGTGCCGCTCGAGCTCGAACGCGGACGCGACCAGCTCCGCCGCCTCGACGAAGAGGTGAACAAACGCCTCCTTGGGGTAACGCGGCCGCCGCGCATCGCCTATATCACACAGGGCCACGGGGAGCGTTCACCCAGCACGATCGGCGACACGGATCGCCGGGCCACGATTGGCCTCATCCGGGGCTTGTTGATGGACCAGGGGTACGAGGTGCGGGATCTCGGCATGGCTGAAGGGTTGGCGTCGGGCGTGCCCGCCGATGCCACCATCGTGCTGGTCGTGGGCCCCAAGGAAGCCTTCCTTCCCGAAGAGGCCACCGCGATCGAGCGGTACGTCGACCGCAAAGGGCGGTTGCTCTTGGCCCTCGATCCCGAGTCCGGCATGGGCTTCGAGAATCTGCTCGACCCGCTGGGGCTCAAGTTCACGCCCGCGACCCTGGCTCATGACCAGATCTTCGCCACGCGCACCTTCCAAACCTCCGATCGCGTGAACGTGATCACGGCGAACTTTTCCTCGCACGCGTCGGTCACCACGTTGTCCCGCTACGGAAAGCGTCTGCCCGTGGTGTTTCCCACCTCGGGACACCTCGACAACATCTCGGAGAGCCCGGGGGGGCTAACGAACCGACGGTTTACCATCCACGCCGACAACAAGACGTGGAACGACGTCGACGGAAACTTCGAGTTCGACAGCGGAACCGAAGTGCGCAAGGCCTACGAGCTGACCGCCGTCGTCACCAAGCGGACGGCGAGCGCGGTGCTTCCGGAAGAAGAGGGGCGTGTGGTGGTGCTGGCCGATTCCGACGCCCTTACCGACGTCGCCGTGCGCAACCAGGGCAACGCGGCCCTGTTCCTCGACGCCGTACGTTGGTTGGGCGGTGAAGAGCGAACGGCCGGTCGGATCAACAACGAGGAGGACGTCGCCATCGTCCACACCCGCAAGCAAGACTTGGCCTGGTTCTACGGCTCCGTGGTCTTGGCCCCGGCATTCGTCGTCGCCTTCGGCCTCGCTTTCACCCGCCGCGGCCGAAGAGCGCGTCTCCGCAAACCGCTCGAACCCAAACCAGCGACCAGGACGGTCCCGAAGACCGAAGCCACCACGCAATCGCCCGTCTCGGGTGACAACCAGGAGAAGCCCCAGTGA
- a CDS encoding DUF4340 domain-containing protein, protein MTRRAATIQGLLALAGLVAAYLTWQREPSLESGQAYVLDITKSELQTVRYEELDRVAPSKAPDDKTATPPPEIKVRDWVELSSTTLDDGRAVWVRLAGRGGASVDLPSGHPVVQTAIPERTVRGNDGADKLWTLFAPLKASRALGVLDADKLKDLGLAEPKKRVTVTYKGITKTFDLAPPPPGGTEPYVRDVEDGQVYIVARQILTDFQAARSNLVERKLHAFALQDIDKLVITANGKKKEFQFRRFENRPGGDLLPAETPDKPDQTAGNWHDRVFALFPADVLGKDEKPASGEPTVVVRVEYFYRGKPLGHLDLARVGASSAGSEGSTPTGEVLARSEYSAGWMTLAVDAQALVAEGESLFGGS, encoded by the coding sequence GTGACCCGTCGTGCCGCCACCATCCAAGGCCTATTGGCCCTGGCCGGCCTCGTGGCCGCCTACCTGACCTGGCAACGCGAACCGTCTTTGGAGAGCGGTCAGGCCTACGTGCTCGACATCACGAAGAGTGAGCTGCAAACGGTTCGCTATGAGGAACTCGATCGCGTGGCGCCCAGCAAAGCGCCAGACGACAAGACCGCGACGCCGCCACCCGAGATCAAGGTGCGCGACTGGGTCGAGCTCAGCAGCACGACGCTGGACGATGGGCGTGCCGTCTGGGTGCGCCTTGCGGGTCGCGGCGGCGCAAGCGTCGACCTTCCCTCCGGACACCCCGTGGTTCAAACGGCCATTCCCGAGCGGACGGTCAGGGGCAACGACGGCGCCGACAAGCTCTGGACGCTCTTTGCGCCCCTCAAGGCCTCCCGTGCGCTGGGTGTACTCGATGCCGACAAGCTCAAGGATCTGGGCCTGGCCGAACCCAAAAAGCGGGTGACGGTCACCTACAAGGGCATCACGAAGACCTTCGACCTGGCGCCTCCACCGCCCGGCGGCACGGAGCCCTACGTGCGCGACGTGGAAGACGGACAGGTGTACATCGTGGCCCGCCAGATCCTCACGGATTTTCAGGCGGCACGATCGAATCTAGTAGAGCGAAAGCTCCACGCCTTCGCGCTGCAGGACATCGACAAGCTGGTGATCACGGCGAATGGCAAAAAGAAGGAGTTCCAGTTCCGCCGCTTCGAGAACCGTCCGGGTGGTGATCTGCTCCCTGCGGAGACCCCCGACAAGCCGGATCAAACGGCGGGAAACTGGCACGACCGGGTGTTTGCTTTGTTTCCTGCGGATGTGTTGGGAAAGGACGAAAAGCCCGCAAGCGGCGAGCCCACGGTGGTCGTTCGCGTAGAGTACTTTTACCGCGGCAAACCGTTGGGGCACCTCGACCTGGCTCGTGTGGGGGCCTCGAGCGCTGGGTCTGAAGGCAGCACGCCAACCGGTGAGGTGTTGGCCCGCAGCGAGTACAGCGCAGGCTGGATGACCCTCGCCGTGGACGCTCAGGCCTTGGTGGCCGAGGGCGAGAGCCTCTTCGGCGGCAGCTGA
- a CDS encoding phosphoenolpyruvate carboxylase, producing the protein MTEPKSFLSSSSPSESAADVMFAAAPAPLRQEVNLLARALTRQIAALSGESLFRLADEVRAAVKNLRQTSSSGEDAQHEADALRARLAGLPVEDAEGLVLAFTLYFHLVNLAEERHRARVNASREANSSAESPRRESLMALVGDLKTQGLSFEEAVSLLSSVKLHLTFTAHPTETRRRSVRQHLESVERALERADLSEIDARVGLLWGTRDMRHARPTVEDEVRGSLHYLPQVLWFTLPRLVRGLEAALEAHYGRKANLPPPVVFRSWIGGDRDGNPNVLPEVTSWAQAFARREAVRGYAAALEGLVRDLSVSTERLTFPSEVLARLQAVVAGLPPETFFPDEPLRGLCRAITRRLDALSEGREEGYKTAPALLADLELLGDTLDALSLSPARELLVRPMEVRAEAFGLDLVALDLREESRAHGEAVAELFQAAGLTSDYASFTPEVREALLAQELASARPLAPVGYSPQSRTLAVALGALAAWKARGAYVVSMTRSAADMLEVLVLAREVGLYRPGEALPFDVVPLFETLADLENAPETVRRLLGQPIFAAHVRGRSGLEVMIGYSDSNKDAGFLAANWALYRAQEAITAVGKSFGVPVWFFHGRGTSTARGGGSAGRALASLPPGTVGYRMRLTEQGEALADRYSHPEFAHRHLEQLLFHLTRAAARDARGEHGEVPDDWRQRLTSASQLSTQAYRELLATPGFFAFYEQFTPIREIGALKIASRPVYRSGRVRELRDLRAIPWVMSWTQVRLPVPSFYGLAEGLRSLPLALRREMFAAWPFFASTLDSAATALGKADLQVTRAYLSLVEPELADRFFPRLEQAFFEACQLLEETFQGPLLGQHPTLARQIDLRNPYVDPIGRVQVELLRRYRDTPPESPTRPALERALMSSLVGVAAGLRNAG; encoded by the coding sequence ATGACAGAGCCGAAGTCGTTCCTCTCATCATCATCGCCTTCTGAATCTGCGGCTGACGTCATGTTCGCTGCCGCACCCGCTCCCCTGCGCCAGGAGGTGAACCTGCTGGCGCGCGCGCTGACCCGACAAATCGCGGCGCTTTCGGGCGAATCGCTGTTTCGCCTCGCGGACGAGGTGCGCGCCGCCGTCAAGAATCTGCGGCAAACGTCCAGCTCGGGTGAGGATGCACAGCACGAAGCCGATGCCCTCCGTGCGCGTCTCGCGGGCCTCCCGGTCGAGGATGCTGAGGGCCTGGTGCTGGCGTTCACGCTCTACTTCCACCTGGTGAACCTGGCCGAGGAACGTCACCGCGCCCGTGTGAACGCCTCCCGCGAGGCCAACAGCAGCGCAGAGAGTCCCCGCCGAGAGTCGCTGATGGCGCTCGTGGGCGATCTCAAAACCCAGGGGCTCAGCTTCGAGGAGGCCGTCTCGTTGCTCTCCTCGGTCAAGCTGCACCTCACCTTCACGGCTCACCCCACGGAGACCCGCCGCCGTTCGGTACGACAACATCTCGAGTCCGTGGAACGAGCCTTGGAGCGGGCCGACCTTTCGGAGATCGATGCGCGGGTGGGTCTCTTGTGGGGCACGCGCGACATGCGACACGCCCGGCCCACCGTGGAAGACGAAGTGCGCGGCAGCCTGCACTACCTACCGCAGGTGCTGTGGTTCACCCTGCCCCGTCTGGTGCGTGGCCTCGAAGCCGCGCTCGAGGCGCACTACGGGCGGAAGGCCAATCTGCCTCCCCCTGTGGTGTTCCGCAGCTGGATAGGCGGCGATCGGGACGGAAACCCCAATGTGCTGCCCGAAGTCACCTCGTGGGCCCAGGCCTTCGCCCGGCGCGAGGCCGTCCGGGGCTACGCAGCCGCCCTCGAGGGGCTGGTGCGCGATTTGTCCGTGTCCACGGAAAGGCTGACCTTCCCCTCGGAGGTGTTGGCCAGGCTGCAAGCGGTGGTGGCAGGCCTGCCTCCCGAAACGTTCTTTCCCGACGAACCGCTACGCGGCCTCTGTCGCGCGATCACCCGTCGCCTCGACGCGCTTTCGGAAGGGCGCGAGGAGGGCTATAAAACTGCCCCCGCGCTTCTCGCTGATCTGGAGCTGCTCGGCGACACCCTCGACGCCCTGTCGCTCTCGCCGGCCCGCGAGCTGCTGGTGCGCCCCATGGAGGTGCGGGCCGAGGCCTTCGGGCTCGATCTCGTCGCTCTCGATCTGCGTGAAGAGTCGAGGGCGCATGGCGAGGCCGTCGCTGAGCTCTTCCAGGCGGCGGGACTGACCAGCGATTACGCCTCGTTCACGCCCGAGGTCCGCGAAGCGCTGCTGGCCCAAGAGCTGGCGAGCGCCCGCCCGCTCGCACCCGTGGGGTACAGCCCCCAAAGCCGCACGCTGGCCGTGGCGTTGGGAGCGCTTGCGGCGTGGAAGGCCCGCGGTGCCTACGTGGTCAGCATGACCCGATCCGCTGCGGACATGCTCGAGGTCTTGGTGCTTGCGCGCGAGGTGGGCCTGTACCGCCCGGGTGAAGCCCTTCCTTTCGACGTGGTACCTCTCTTCGAGACGCTTGCCGATCTCGAAAACGCACCCGAAACCGTTCGTCGTTTGCTCGGCCAGCCCATCTTTGCCGCCCACGTCCGCGGGCGCAGCGGGCTGGAGGTGATGATCGGCTACTCCGATTCCAACAAGGACGCGGGCTTTCTCGCGGCCAATTGGGCGCTTTACCGGGCGCAGGAAGCCATCACGGCGGTGGGGAAGAGCTTCGGCGTGCCGGTGTGGTTCTTTCACGGCCGCGGTACGTCCACGGCCCGCGGTGGGGGCAGCGCAGGCCGTGCGCTTGCTAGCTTGCCGCCGGGCACGGTGGGCTACCGCATGCGTCTGACCGAACAGGGCGAGGCGCTGGCGGATCGCTACAGCCACCCCGAGTTCGCGCACCGGCACCTCGAGCAGCTCCTGTTTCACCTCACCCGCGCCGCCGCACGCGACGCCCGGGGCGAGCACGGAGAGGTTCCCGATGACTGGCGACAGCGGCTCACGAGCGCTTCGCAGTTGTCGACCCAGGCCTACCGGGAGCTGCTTGCCACCCCGGGGTTCTTCGCCTTCTACGAGCAGTTCACGCCCATTCGCGAGATCGGAGCACTCAAGATCGCCTCCAGGCCCGTTTACCGCTCGGGCCGGGTGCGGGAGCTCCGCGATCTACGCGCCATCCCCTGGGTCATGTCCTGGACGCAGGTACGCTTGCCCGTACCTTCCTTCTATGGCCTCGCCGAAGGACTTCGCAGTCTTCCCCTTGCCCTGCGGCGCGAGATGTTTGCCGCGTGGCCGTTCTTCGCGAGCACCCTCGACAGCGCGGCGACGGCGCTCGGCAAGGCGGACCTTCAGGTTACCCGCGCCTACCTCAGCCTGGTGGAGCCCGAGCTCGCGGACCGCTTTTTTCCACGGCTGGAACAGGCCTTTTTCGAGGCATGTCAGCTGCTCGAAGAGACCTTCCAAGGTCCCCTCTTGGGCCAGCATCCCACGCTGGCGCGCCAAATCGACCTGCGGAATCCCTACGTCGACCCGATCGGCCGGGTGCAAGTGGAGCTGCTGCGCCGCTACCGGGACACGCCGCCCGAGAGCCCCACGCGTCCCGCTCTGGAACGAGCGCTCATGTCCTCGCTCGTGGGTGTGGCCGCAGGTCTCAGAAACGCAGGCTGA
- a CDS encoding ABC transporter permease, which yields MNNVKLVALRELGAYFRAMSGYVIAGVYLLSVGILFHAFAMGDGERRSAEVLYGFFFYSSGASMICSVALSMRLVAEEKQTGTIVLLASSPVRDRDIILGKYLGALAFLWLLILGTLYLPLMILVNGKISFGHLVAGYLGLMLLSGTTLAIGTFGSALGKNQVMAVIISTVLVAIMLVAWILARVTERPFNEFFVSIALFHKHFTPFAKGVIHLRDVVYYFAVIYFALFAATRVLEARRWR from the coding sequence ATGAACAATGTGAAACTGGTGGCGCTGAGGGAACTCGGCGCGTATTTCCGCGCGATGAGCGGCTACGTGATCGCCGGGGTGTACCTGCTCTCCGTGGGCATCCTCTTTCACGCCTTCGCCATGGGCGACGGCGAACGCCGCTCTGCGGAGGTCTTGTACGGCTTCTTCTTTTACTCCAGCGGGGCTAGCATGATCTGTAGCGTCGCCCTTTCGATGCGGCTCGTGGCGGAGGAGAAGCAAACGGGGACCATCGTTTTGCTTGCGTCATCGCCCGTGCGTGACCGCGACATCATCCTGGGCAAGTACCTCGGTGCTCTCGCCTTCCTGTGGCTGCTGATTTTGGGCACGCTCTACCTGCCGTTGATGATCCTGGTCAACGGGAAGATCTCGTTCGGACACCTCGTTGCGGGGTACCTGGGCCTGATGCTGCTGAGTGGCACCACGCTGGCGATCGGAACCTTCGGGTCGGCGTTGGGCAAGAATCAGGTCATGGCCGTGATCATCTCCACGGTATTGGTGGCCATCATGTTGGTGGCCTGGATCTTGGCCAGGGTTACGGAGCGTCCCTTCAACGAATTCTTCGTTTCCATCGCGCTTTTCCACAAACACTTCACCCCGTTCGCCAAGGGGGTCATTCATTTGCGTGACGTGGTCTATTACTTCGCGGTGATTTATTTCGCGCTCTTTGCGGCCACGCGCGTTTTGGAGGCTCGACGATGGCGCTAA